The Actinomadura sp. WMMB 499 genome includes a window with the following:
- a CDS encoding transposase, translated as MHAAAGIPSATIGLDAGKKIRGRKRGIATDAPGLSINVVVTAANVHDNAIGVELLDWVAIDNPGVRTAGVDATCSCDSSVP; from the coding sequence GTGCATGCCGCGGCAGGGATCCCCTCGGCCACGATTGGGCTTGACGCGGGCAAGAAGATCCGGGGCCGCAAACGCGGGATCGCCACCGACGCGCCGGGCCTGTCGATCAACGTGGTGGTGACCGCCGCGAACGTGCACGACAACGCCATCGGGGTCGAGCTATTGGACTGGGTCGCCATCGACAACCCGGGCGTGCGCACCGCGGGGGTGGACGCGACCTGCTCGTGCGACAGTTCTGTGCCGTAG